In Amblyraja radiata isolate CabotCenter1 chromosome 39, sAmbRad1.1.pri, whole genome shotgun sequence, the following proteins share a genomic window:
- the LOC116967287 gene encoding uncharacterized proline-rich protein-like, with translation PPPPPPPPPPHPPPPPPPPPPPPPPPPPTPHPPPPT, from the exons cccccccccccccccccccccccccccccccacccccccccccccccccccccg cccccccccccccccccacccccaccccccaccccccacccccccccccccacc
- the LOC116967268 gene encoding protein phosphatase 1 regulatory subunit 3C-like, whose amino-acid sequence MPVDFARRLCLNHSPPLHSLLSCQEFRGVCRPRLKPMRSCLHLRNKVGEGWAANPRGCVDKKKVVFADAKGFSLTAVRMFSETEDDLSDLQFELSDLADCNPQLAKNEELPLNFHLPAADYLSFRSRLQENFVCLEDCVVQEKFISGTVKVKNLSYEKKVMVRITFDSWKSFHDVVCAYLNNMYGSTDTDTFCFQIPLPNHLQTREKIEFCVSFQCGQDTFWDNNNEENYRIPSVAWPLAVGTVRCMDDSTHYNSRGLAQEVDVERFGSPRSADAMFSQWQSWGWFNATTHW is encoded by the coding sequence ATGCCTGTGGATTTTGCCCGGCGTCTGTGCCTGAATCATTCCCCTCCGCTTCACAGCTTGCTGAGCTGCCAGGAGTTCCGAGGTGTGTGCAGACCCAGGCTGAAGCCCATGCGTTCCTGCTTGCATCTTCGAAAcaaggtgggagaggggtgggcagCCAACCCCCGGGGCTGTGTGGACAAAAAGAAAGTGGTTTTTGCAGATGCGAAAGGTTTCTCCCTCACCGCTGTCCGCATGTTCTCCGAGACGGAGGACGATCTGTCGGACCTCCAGTTCGAGCTCTCGGACCTGGCCGACTGCAACCCACAACTCGCCAAGAACGAGGAGCTGCCCCTCAACTTCCACCTGCCCGCAGCGGATTATTTAAGCTTCCGTTCTCGTTTGCAAGAAAACTTTGTCTGCCTCGAAGACTGTGTGGTCCAAGAGAAGTTCATTTCTGGAACGGTCAAAGTGAAGAATCTCAGCTATGAGAAGAAGGTTATGGTCAGGATCacctttgactcgtggaaaagctTCCATGACGTTGTGTGTGCGTACTTGAACAACATGTACGGCAGCACTGACACGGACACCTTCTGTTTCCAGATCCCCCTGCCCAATCATCTCCAAACTCGGGAGAAGATAGAGTTCTGTGTCTCGTTCCAGTGTGGCCAAGATACCTTCTGGGACAACAACAATGAGGAGAACTATAGAATTCCCAGTGTGGCCTGGCCCCTGGCCGTGGGGACAGTTCGCTGCATGGACGACTCCACTCACTACAACAGCCGAGGGCTGGCTCAGGAGGTGGATGTGGAGCGGTTCGGCAGTCCCCGCTCGGCTGACGCCATGTTCTCCCAATGGCAGAGCTGGGGCTGGTTCAATGCTACTACCCACTGGTGA